Proteins encoded by one window of Cyclobacteriaceae bacterium:
- a CDS encoding alpha/beta hydrolase has product MVVYLISGLGADKRAFQKLRFPEGYLLKYLDWIEPKGKETLEEYAGRFAKLIGDTQPFILVGLSMGGMISLELSRIVKPKLAIIISSITSAKQLPWYYRLAGILQLDRLAPSSIFTTTSHLGFYMIGASDPESKMVLSDIVKDSDPKFVRWALRSILNWKVKNYAVDTFQIHGTLDRVLPIRFTKPNAVVEAGGHFMIYTKADQISELISSRIKQLTT; this is encoded by the coding sequence ATGGTGGTCTACCTGATAAGCGGACTTGGAGCAGACAAACGAGCCTTTCAGAAGCTACGGTTCCCTGAAGGTTATCTATTAAAATATCTCGACTGGATCGAACCAAAAGGAAAAGAAACGCTGGAGGAATATGCCGGGCGATTCGCAAAACTCATTGGTGATACACAACCATTTATTCTGGTAGGTCTTTCCATGGGCGGAATGATCTCGTTAGAACTTTCCCGTATTGTTAAACCTAAACTTGCGATCATAATTTCAAGCATTACCAGCGCGAAACAGCTACCTTGGTATTACAGGCTTGCCGGAATACTACAACTCGATCGCTTAGCCCCTTCTTCTATTTTCACCACAACAAGTCATCTGGGCTTCTATATGATAGGAGCCTCTGATCCGGAAAGTAAAATGGTACTCTCAGATATAGTCAAGGATTCAGATCCTAAATTTGTAAGGTGGGCCCTTCGAAGCATTTTAAATTGGAAAGTGAAAAATTATGCTGTAGATACTTTTCAGATTCATGGTACCTTGGATAGGGTTCTTCCAATTAGGTTCACAAAGCCAAATGCTGTTGTTGAAGCTGGTGGACATTTTATGATTTATACCAAGGCCGACCAGATATCCGAATTAATCTCATCCAGAATAAAACAGTTAACTACATAA
- a CDS encoding glycosyltransferase family 2 protein: MSNLQISIVIPVLDEEESLQELSDWISRVMKAHGYSYEVLFVDDGSTDNSWKKIQEISTSNPSFKGVKFNRNYGKSAALHTAFQTVQGDVVITMDADLQDSPDEIPALYDMIRKEGFHLVSGWKKKRNDPISKTIPSRFFNYVTRVMSGIKLHDFNCGLKAYDKAVVKNISVYGEMHRYIPVIAKWAGFKKIGEKVVEHRERKYGHTKFGLERFVRGFLDLITIMFVGRFALRPMHFFGTLGSLSFLAGFIFTTKMIWDKIDSIYFSHIPLKREITQQPGFYLALVALIVGVQLFVTGFLAELITRQSVSKKNYLVIDKAGVDELPAGSKMKLVANQ; the protein is encoded by the coding sequence ATGAGCAATCTGCAAATATCAATAGTCATTCCTGTACTGGACGAGGAAGAATCGCTCCAGGAATTAAGTGATTGGATTAGCCGTGTGATGAAAGCGCACGGCTATTCTTATGAAGTGCTGTTTGTAGATGATGGCAGCACCGACAATTCATGGAAAAAAATCCAGGAGATCAGCACAAGCAATCCTTCCTTCAAAGGAGTTAAATTTAATCGGAACTACGGAAAATCGGCCGCACTGCACACTGCCTTTCAAACCGTGCAAGGTGATGTGGTTATTACCATGGATGCCGACTTGCAGGATAGCCCGGATGAAATTCCGGCTCTGTACGACATGATCCGAAAAGAAGGTTTTCACCTTGTTTCGGGTTGGAAGAAAAAGCGCAACGATCCGATTTCAAAAACTATCCCTTCACGGTTTTTCAATTACGTTACCCGGGTTATGTCGGGCATTAAACTGCACGATTTCAATTGCGGTTTGAAAGCGTACGATAAAGCGGTGGTAAAAAATATTTCTGTATACGGTGAAATGCATCGCTACATTCCGGTAATTGCCAAATGGGCAGGTTTTAAGAAAATTGGAGAGAAGGTGGTGGAGCATCGTGAACGCAAGTACGGGCACACCAAATTCGGACTTGAACGTTTTGTGCGCGGGTTTCTGGATTTGATTACGATCATGTTTGTGGGGCGCTTTGCCTTACGGCCGATGCACTTTTTCGGAACATTAGGTTCGTTGTCTTTTCTGGCCGGATTTATCTTTACAACCAAGATGATCTGGGACAAGATCGATTCCATTTATTTTTCACATATTCCGCTTAAGCGTGAAATCACCCAACAGCCTGGTTTTTACCTCGCGTTGGTTGCGCTTATTGTTGGTGTTCAACTTTTTGTTACCGGCTTTCTGGCTGAGTTGATTACCCGTCAGTCTGTATCGAAGAAAAATTACCTCGTAATTGACAAAGCCGGTGTCGATGAACTTCCTGCGGGTTCAAAAATGAAGTTGGTGGCCAATCAGTAG
- a CDS encoding type II toxin-antitoxin system PemK/MazF family toxin, producing the protein MEAFVKGDVVIVPFPFSDLSSSKRRPALVVANLPGEDIILCQVTSKLLKDEFSIALLDSDFITGSLKQDSNIRPNRIFTASKSIIRYKAGSVNSGKLSEVRNKIVSLLDQ; encoded by the coding sequence ATGGAAGCATTTGTAAAAGGTGATGTTGTAATAGTCCCATTTCCATTTTCCGATTTATCATCGTCCAAAAGAAGACCTGCATTAGTAGTTGCCAATTTGCCTGGTGAGGATATTATTCTTTGTCAGGTAACCAGCAAGCTTTTAAAAGATGAATTTTCTATCGCTCTTTTGGATAGTGATTTTATCACTGGAAGCCTGAAACAAGACAGTAACATCAGGCCGAACAGGATTTTCACAGCCAGTAAATCCATTATCCGTTACAAAGCGGGGTCAGTTAACTCAGGAAAGCTTTCGGAGGTTCGTAATAAAATCGTTTCTTTGTTGGATCAATAG
- the ssb gene encoding single-stranded DNA-binding protein, giving the protein MKSLRNSVQLIGRLGKDPEVKVFGEKKKASFSIATTDSYKNAKGEKVEDTQWHNIVIWGSLAGVAEKYLKKGQEVCVEGKLVHRNYETTEGEKRFITEINVNDLLMLGGK; this is encoded by the coding sequence ATGAAAAGTTTGAGAAACAGCGTGCAATTGATCGGTCGTTTAGGCAAAGATCCTGAAGTGAAAGTGTTTGGTGAGAAGAAGAAAGCTTCTTTCTCGATCGCAACAACCGATTCGTACAAGAATGCGAAAGGTGAGAAGGTGGAGGACACGCAGTGGCACAACATCGTGATTTGGGGTAGCCTGGCTGGTGTGGCTGAAAAGTACCTGAAGAAAGGGCAGGAAGTGTGTGTGGAAGGTAAGCTTGTGCACCGTAACTACGAGACCACCGAAGGCGAGAAGCGCTTCATTACTGAGATTAACGTAAACGATCTGCTCATGTTAGGCGGTAAGTAA
- a CDS encoding BatA and WFA domain-containing protein, whose amino-acid sequence MSFVYPTFLWALAALSVPIIVHLFNFRKTQKIFLSSTRFLKQVQEATSAKRKLKHYLILASRLLFLLFLVLAFAQPFLPAEEQVSAQQQVVIVLDNSLSMSAPVGEKTRALDAGIAMANQLVEIFPQDTRFQLITNDFAPFSNSFKTKPELIDLLAQVRLSPLSRTLQEVKEKIDNTSGSTIQQEIFWISDFQKSTLGSVQSDLVDSLQRLHLIPLTTQTLANIFVDTAYLENPFVVGGEKNTLMVKLRNDGNRSIEQLLTKLSINGVQSGTSSVSIPARGSVTTSFDIVSATRGNSRAVISFNDYPVSFDNEFYLALNFSEKVKVIEIKQINTPTPVEKVFGNQDVFTFRSYNSGNINYSAFQESDLVVVNGLDRIDAALIQALRGYVSAGGTMVVIPSSMPDVTAYRNLLALPNLSVMIEAEAVELETPDYANPFFENIFEERSNRLVLPKARRVLDWGMDRTAVLKLKSDKPFLSQFAQGGKVFLFASPLQAEFTDFNANFLFLPVMYRVATSGKKADWKPYYKLTETIITMRVDSLPGEEPIRLAGQQEIIPAQRKLTDRVILELPRFSMQAGFYSALAGKDTTGLFAFNLDSRESLLEQVSATEIKQLLGGGDNITLFEATSTETFTNEIKTRYLGTPLWKYALMLALFFLLVEVMLIRFLK is encoded by the coding sequence ATGAGTTTTGTGTATCCGACATTTTTGTGGGCCCTGGCAGCGCTTTCCGTTCCCATCATTGTGCACCTTTTCAATTTCAGAAAGACACAAAAAATTTTCCTTTCCAGTACACGGTTTTTGAAACAAGTGCAGGAGGCAACCTCTGCCAAGCGTAAACTCAAGCACTATTTAATACTGGCTTCGCGCTTGTTGTTCCTGCTCTTTTTGGTGCTGGCATTCGCGCAACCATTCCTTCCGGCCGAAGAACAGGTTTCGGCACAACAACAGGTGGTTATTGTGCTCGACAACTCGCTAAGCATGTCGGCACCGGTTGGCGAGAAAACCCGTGCGCTGGATGCGGGCATCGCCATGGCCAATCAGTTAGTAGAGATATTTCCGCAGGATACAAGGTTTCAATTAATCACCAACGATTTTGCGCCTTTTTCAAATTCATTCAAAACCAAACCGGAACTTATTGACTTGTTGGCGCAGGTAAGGTTATCGCCTTTGAGCAGAACCCTGCAAGAGGTGAAGGAAAAAATTGACAACACAAGCGGCTCAACCATTCAACAAGAAATTTTTTGGATTTCTGATTTTCAAAAATCGACCCTTGGATCGGTGCAATCAGATTTGGTAGATAGCCTGCAACGACTGCACCTCATACCCCTCACCACGCAAACCCTGGCCAATATTTTTGTGGACACAGCTTACCTGGAAAATCCCTTTGTAGTCGGAGGCGAAAAAAACACGCTCATGGTTAAGTTGCGCAATGATGGCAATCGCTCAATCGAACAATTGCTCACGAAGCTTTCTATCAATGGTGTTCAGTCGGGCACCAGTTCGGTGAGTATCCCAGCACGCGGTAGCGTCACCACTTCATTCGACATTGTTTCAGCAACACGCGGAAACAGTCGGGCGGTAATTAGTTTCAACGATTACCCGGTAAGCTTCGATAATGAGTTTTATCTCGCACTTAACTTTTCCGAAAAGGTAAAAGTGATCGAGATAAAGCAAATCAATACACCAACGCCAGTGGAGAAAGTTTTTGGCAATCAGGACGTGTTTACGTTTCGGTCGTACAATTCCGGTAACATTAATTATTCGGCATTTCAGGAGAGCGACCTGGTTGTAGTAAATGGCCTCGACCGGATTGATGCCGCACTCATTCAAGCTTTGCGCGGCTATGTTTCGGCAGGGGGAACAATGGTAGTCATTCCATCTTCTATGCCCGATGTGACGGCTTATCGTAATCTGTTGGCGCTCCCTAATCTTTCGGTGATGATTGAGGCAGAAGCCGTTGAGCTGGAAACACCGGATTACGCCAACCCCTTCTTTGAAAATATTTTTGAAGAAAGATCGAATCGTTTGGTATTGCCTAAAGCCAGGCGTGTGCTCGATTGGGGTATGGATCGCACAGCTGTTTTAAAGTTGAAGAGTGATAAACCTTTCTTGTCGCAGTTTGCTCAGGGTGGAAAAGTTTTTCTGTTCGCTTCTCCACTGCAGGCTGAGTTCACCGACTTCAATGCTAACTTTTTGTTTCTGCCGGTAATGTATAGGGTGGCCACTTCGGGAAAAAAAGCCGACTGGAAACCATATTATAAATTGACCGAGACAATAATCACCATGCGGGTGGATAGCCTACCCGGTGAAGAGCCCATTCGGTTGGCGGGCCAGCAGGAAATTATTCCCGCGCAGCGAAAACTTACTGATCGGGTAATATTGGAGTTACCGCGGTTTTCTATGCAAGCCGGTTTTTACAGTGCCCTTGCTGGAAAAGACACCACCGGTTTATTCGCATTTAACCTGGATAGTCGGGAGTCTTTGTTGGAGCAGGTGAGTGCTACAGAGATCAAGCAACTTTTAGGTGGGGGCGATAACATCACCCTTTTTGAGGCCACTTCAACAGAAACTTTTACTAACGAAATAAAAACAAGATATTTGGGGACTCCATTATGGAAGTATGCGTTAATGCTGGCGCTTTTCTTCCTGTTGGTGGAGGTAATGCTAATCCGGTTTCTTAAATAA
- a CDS encoding DUF819 family protein produces MHEPLITNDAVVLGLLMVILAFVFKTASSEKPFWQKFYTYVPSLLLCYFLPSILNSTGIISGEQSGLYKIASRYLLPASLVLLTLSIDLKAIMRLGPKAVIMFLAGTVGVVIGGPLAIMIVSVFNPDLVGGEGADAVWRGMTTVAGSWIGGGANQAAMLEVFGASAALFSIMVTVDVIVANVWTAAILYSAGRADKIDAAFKADSSAIEDVKRRIENFRLSVMKMPKLADTMLIFGIGFGLTGLSHFLSDYIVPYIKSLPAEWELDRLSLDSPFFWIVVLATTFGLLLSFTKARNLEGVGASRLGSALLYVLVATIGMQMDLKSIYYNIELFMVGGIWILIHVGILLLTAKLIKAPFFFTAVGSMANIGGAASAPIVASAFHPSLAPVGVLLAVLGYALGTYGAWLCGIMMQAVAP; encoded by the coding sequence ATGCACGAACCGCTGATCACCAACGATGCTGTCGTATTAGGCCTGTTAATGGTCATCCTGGCATTTGTGTTTAAAACCGCTAGCAGTGAAAAGCCGTTCTGGCAAAAGTTTTATACCTATGTGCCCTCACTCCTGCTCTGCTATTTTCTTCCCTCCATCTTAAATTCTACTGGCATTATTTCCGGTGAACAATCGGGGCTATATAAAATAGCCTCGCGTTACCTGCTACCGGCAAGTTTGGTACTGCTCACCTTAAGCATCGACCTGAAAGCCATCATGCGACTCGGGCCAAAAGCCGTAATCATGTTTCTGGCCGGTACGGTTGGTGTTGTTATTGGCGGACCGCTCGCCATCATGATTGTATCGGTTTTCAATCCGGATCTTGTTGGAGGCGAAGGTGCCGATGCCGTATGGCGCGGCATGACAACGGTAGCCGGAAGCTGGATTGGCGGTGGGGCAAACCAGGCAGCCATGCTTGAAGTATTTGGCGCCAGTGCCGCCTTGTTTTCCATTATGGTTACTGTGGATGTGATTGTTGCCAACGTATGGACGGCAGCTATTTTATATAGTGCAGGTCGTGCCGATAAAATTGATGCTGCGTTCAAAGCCGACTCATCAGCCATTGAAGATGTAAAAAGGCGCATTGAAAATTTCCGGCTGAGCGTAATGAAAATGCCAAAGCTTGCCGATACGATGTTAATTTTTGGTATCGGCTTTGGGCTTACAGGCCTCTCTCATTTTCTATCCGATTACATTGTACCTTATATCAAAAGTCTACCCGCTGAATGGGAGCTCGACAGGCTAAGTCTCGATTCACCTTTTTTCTGGATCGTGGTACTCGCTACCACATTTGGTTTGCTTCTATCCTTTACCAAAGCGCGTAACCTGGAAGGTGTAGGTGCATCGCGTTTGGGAAGTGCACTGCTTTATGTATTGGTGGCCACCATCGGTATGCAGATGGATTTGAAATCTATTTATTACAACATTGAATTGTTCATGGTGGGCGGCATCTGGATTCTGATTCACGTAGGCATTTTGCTGCTTACGGCCAAGCTTATAAAAGCGCCATTCTTTTTTACTGCAGTAGGAAGCATGGCCAACATTGGTGGGGCAGCTTCGGCTCCCATTGTGGCATCTGCCTTTCATCCATCGCTGGCACCGGTTGGTGTTTTGTTGGCAGTGTTGGGTTATGCCTTGGGAACATACGGTGCGTGGCTTTGCGGGATTATGATGCAAGCGGTTGCACCTTAA
- a CDS encoding DUF4199 domain-containing protein, which translates to MEENATVPTSPFNHAAKWGAIYGAVSIVISMLIYAIDFTLFAGFTFLIISLVVGFGFVIYGGINYRNEVGGYLAFGKAYIHGFIMFAVAAAISTAFSILLFTVIDPDLPQNLTDAIISNTEAMMEKFGAPQDSIDQAIDQMREEQPKNFAPFGLVKSYFFTLIWYAILSLITGLIVKKNQPEMM; encoded by the coding sequence ATGGAAGAAAATGCAACAGTTCCAACATCTCCATTTAATCATGCAGCAAAATGGGGAGCTATCTACGGTGCAGTAAGCATTGTAATTTCAATGTTGATTTATGCAATTGATTTTACACTTTTTGCTGGATTTACTTTTCTTATTATATCCTTAGTCGTAGGCTTTGGATTTGTGATTTATGGCGGTATAAATTATCGAAATGAAGTTGGTGGATACTTAGCTTTTGGTAAGGCTTATATTCATGGCTTTATCATGTTTGCTGTTGCTGCGGCAATATCTACTGCATTTAGTATTTTATTATTCACAGTTATTGACCCAGATCTTCCTCAGAACCTTACAGATGCGATAATATCGAACACTGAAGCTATGATGGAGAAATTTGGCGCTCCTCAAGATTCAATTGATCAGGCAATTGACCAGATGAGAGAGGAGCAACCAAAAAACTTTGCTCCATTCGGCTTAGTTAAAAGCTACTTTTTTACGTTGATCTGGTATGCTATATTGTCGCTGATTACCGGCCTTATTGTTAAGAAAAACCAGCCGGAAATGATGTAA
- a CDS encoding DUF4199 domain-containing protein produces the protein MRKPSPLFTIAVRYGAIAAVLSIALNMAMFYMNRHPVMISPYLDFRIFLYGIFIFFSLKEYRDFHNEGALHFFQGMFGSFVLVATAGVLGSILYRIFGAFETNFIPEYVRLMTEYLKGWPEEDIARVGKETFERNLQSLPSTNMGQIATMYLVQSFGIGLFVSIIMSVILRKQPKP, from the coding sequence ATGAGAAAGCCGTCACCTCTTTTTACCATTGCGGTTCGCTATGGCGCCATTGCGGCTGTGCTGTCGATTGCATTGAATATGGCTATGTTTTATATGAATCGCCATCCGGTTATGATTTCGCCATACCTTGACTTTAGGATTTTCCTGTATGGCATATTCATTTTTTTTAGTTTGAAGGAGTACCGTGATTTTCATAACGAAGGCGCTTTGCATTTTTTTCAGGGCATGTTCGGGAGTTTTGTTTTAGTGGCCACGGCCGGGGTTTTGGGGTCAATTTTATACCGGATTTTTGGTGCCTTTGAAACGAATTTTATACCCGAGTACGTCAGGTTGATGACGGAATACCTCAAGGGGTGGCCGGAAGAAGATATTGCCCGCGTTGGAAAAGAAACTTTTGAGCGTAATTTACAGAGCCTTCCTTCTACTAATATGGGGCAAATCGCTACCATGTACCTGGTTCAGAGCTTCGGTATCGGTTTGTTTGTGAGTATAATCATGTCTGTTATTTTAAGAAAACAACCAAAACCCTAA
- a CDS encoding biopolymer transporter ExbD, translating to MPKITIYTPSITHKAAEELQNLIGGNVTLPEAEYSESKENPMRYSGSLSRPELSAGSLADIAFLMLTFFMITTQITNEKGLVIVLPQPVHAPVAPIHKRNLFTVQINSADQFMVNGKVRNGLDGLREEIKTFVLNRGRDKTLSDNPKKAVVSFKADRGATHRAYIYALDEIQAAYYELYAERAGISVESFRNLDLSRANDRALHEKGKKGIPMNISIAEL from the coding sequence TTGCCGAAAATTACAATTTACACACCATCTATAACGCATAAAGCCGCGGAAGAATTACAAAATTTGATTGGCGGAAACGTGACTTTACCGGAGGCTGAATATTCTGAGTCAAAAGAAAATCCTATGCGTTACTCCGGATCACTATCCCGGCCTGAACTGAGTGCAGGCTCCCTGGCCGATATTGCCTTTTTGATGCTGACCTTCTTTATGATCACCACACAGATCACCAACGAAAAGGGGTTGGTGATTGTCTTGCCACAACCCGTTCATGCTCCCGTTGCACCCATTCATAAACGAAATTTATTTACGGTTCAGATCAATTCAGCCGATCAGTTTATGGTGAATGGTAAAGTGAGAAATGGATTGGATGGTCTTCGTGAAGAAATTAAAACATTTGTGCTTAACCGCGGGCGAGACAAAACGCTTTCGGATAATCCGAAAAAAGCCGTGGTATCATTCAAAGCTGATCGGGGTGCCACACATCGCGCTTACATTTATGCCCTGGATGAAATTCAAGCAGCGTATTATGAACTGTATGCAGAGCGGGCTGGCATATCTGTTGAGTCTTTTCGCAATCTTGATTTAAGTCGTGCAAACGATCGGGCATTGCATGAAAAAGGGAAGAAAGGAATACCAATGAATATTTCCATTGCGGAGCTTTAG
- a CDS encoding glycoside hydrolase family 32 protein gives MKLFNIFFLLTLALAGCTISDKKIERTDSEPHRPQFHFSPPAKWMNDPNGMVYYNGEYHLFYQHYPDSTVWGPMHWGHAVSKDLIHWEHLPIAIYPDSLGYIFSGSAVVDANNTAGFQSGNEKPLVAIFTYDKQGYETQAIAFSNDKGRTWTKYENNPVIKNPGEKDFRDPKVFWHVESEHWIMSLAVANRIQFFRSKNLKDWELTGEFGREHGNHGGVWECPDLFQLPVTGTTESKWVLLVSINPGSPNGGSGTQYFIGSFDGKTFTSEHDPSTERFIDYGRDNYAGVTWGNAPDGRTIFLGWMGNWNYAQVVPTESWRSAMTLPRDLSLHNTSAGIRLVSTPSKEVEQLRTAKNEITRDQPLVHNGLAEVKVKIDLNETTAKDFGIQLFNSKNENIKIGFDRESNRFYVDRTNPGKKDFSTDFVGIQYAPRFSDSNIVTLHIFVDVASVELFADGGVSCMTSIFFPTEDFTQLKLYGDGEVKVLSTEAYELKSIW, from the coding sequence ATGAAACTATTCAACATTTTTTTCTTATTGACACTCGCGTTGGCAGGCTGTACGATTTCCGATAAAAAAATTGAACGCACCGATTCCGAACCCCACCGCCCCCAATTCCACTTCTCCCCTCCTGCCAAATGGATGAACGATCCGAATGGTATGGTGTATTACAATGGCGAATATCACCTCTTCTACCAACACTATCCCGACAGCACCGTGTGGGGCCCCATGCATTGGGGACATGCGGTGAGTAAAGATTTAATTCATTGGGAACATTTGCCCATTGCAATTTATCCCGATTCATTGGGCTACATCTTTTCTGGTAGTGCCGTTGTAGATGCCAACAACACTGCTGGCTTTCAATCGGGAAATGAAAAACCATTGGTAGCCATTTTCACCTACGACAAACAAGGTTATGAAACACAAGCTATTGCTTTCAGTAACGATAAAGGACGTACGTGGACGAAGTATGAGAACAATCCAGTAATTAAAAATCCGGGAGAAAAAGACTTTCGAGATCCGAAAGTTTTCTGGCATGTAGAATCTGAACATTGGATCATGTCATTGGCGGTGGCCAACCGCATTCAGTTTTTCCGCTCAAAAAATTTAAAAGATTGGGAACTAACCGGTGAGTTTGGTCGCGAGCATGGTAATCACGGAGGCGTGTGGGAATGTCCGGATTTATTTCAATTGCCTGTAACCGGAACAACTGAATCTAAATGGGTTTTATTGGTGAGCATCAATCCGGGTAGTCCGAATGGTGGCTCGGGTACACAGTATTTCATCGGTAGTTTTGATGGCAAAACATTTACCAGTGAACATGATCCTTCAACTGAACGCTTTATCGATTACGGCCGCGATAACTATGCCGGTGTTACGTGGGGCAATGCACCTGATGGCCGAACTATTTTTTTGGGTTGGATGGGGAATTGGAATTACGCACAGGTTGTGCCTACCGAATCCTGGCGCAGCGCCATGACGCTTCCGCGCGATTTATCACTACACAACACAAGTGCTGGTATTCGGCTCGTTTCAACGCCATCCAAAGAAGTAGAACAACTTCGCACCGCAAAAAATGAAATAACGCGTGATCAACCGCTTGTTCATAACGGATTAGCAGAAGTGAAAGTTAAAATCGACTTGAATGAAACCACTGCAAAAGATTTCGGCATTCAGTTATTCAATAGTAAAAATGAAAATATCAAAATAGGCTTCGATCGCGAAAGCAACCGCTTTTATGTTGATCGAACCAATCCAGGCAAGAAAGATTTTTCAACTGATTTTGTGGGCATTCAATATGCACCTCGTTTTTCAGACAGCAACATCGTTACATTACACATTTTTGTAGATGTGGCTTCTGTTGAATTATTTGCCGATGGTGGTGTTAGCTGCATGACCTCCATCTTTTTTCCTACAGAAGATTTCACACAACTGAAACTATATGGCGATGGTGAGGTGAAAGTTCTTTCAACCGAGGCCTACGAATTGAAATCAATTTGGTAG
- the pyrC gene encoding dihydroorotase encodes MKILIQAAKILDPQSPFHKKVKNVLLVNGRITEIGDKNYQADKVISAEGMLLTPGWFDLGTFVGDPGLEHKEDLESVTKTAAAGGFTEIAVLPNTVPAIQTKNDVNYLTRYNDNRLVQVHALASVTRDNKGEELTEMIDLHEAGAVGFTDGLKTIWHTDIFLKALQYLQKFNGVLIDHPEDVWLNMFGQMHEGVQSTMLGLKGMPRIAEEVAIHRNLDLLQYASGRLHIARLSSARSVNLIRSAKKKLPVTCDITAYQPLLDDSMLAGFDTNYKVNPPLREKRDKDALIRGLNDGTIDVICSGHVPQDEESKNLEFDHADHGIINLQTFAANLVSLSKVVDWATLLEKVTVAPRKVLNIETPVIDIETKANLTLLDPSREWQLDEKANLSKSKNSPWFGQTLTGKVVAVFNNTKHWFDNTL; translated from the coding sequence ATGAAAATACTCATCCAGGCAGCCAAAATCCTCGATCCACAGTCCCCCTTTCATAAAAAAGTCAAAAATGTTCTTCTCGTAAACGGCCGTATCACCGAAATAGGGGATAAAAACTACCAGGCCGATAAGGTAATTTCAGCTGAGGGCATGTTGCTCACCCCCGGTTGGTTCGACCTGGGCACGTTCGTGGGTGATCCGGGCCTGGAGCACAAGGAAGACCTGGAATCAGTAACCAAAACTGCTGCGGCCGGGGGCTTTACAGAAATTGCGGTGCTACCGAATACAGTACCGGCCATCCAGACCAAAAACGATGTGAACTACCTGACCCGCTACAACGATAACCGGCTGGTGCAGGTGCATGCGCTGGCTTCGGTAACACGCGATAATAAAGGCGAAGAACTTACCGAGATGATCGATCTGCACGAAGCTGGTGCGGTTGGTTTTACCGATGGCCTGAAAACCATCTGGCACACCGACATCTTTTTAAAGGCACTTCAATACTTGCAAAAGTTTAATGGTGTGTTAATCGATCACCCGGAAGATGTGTGGCTGAACATGTTCGGGCAAATGCACGAAGGCGTTCAAAGCACCATGTTGGGCTTGAAAGGTATGCCACGCATTGCAGAAGAAGTGGCCATTCACCGCAACCTGGATTTGTTGCAATACGCAAGTGGTCGACTGCACATTGCCAGGCTTTCTTCTGCGCGGTCAGTAAACCTGATTCGCAGCGCGAAGAAAAAACTGCCGGTAACCTGCGACATCACCGCGTATCAACCTTTGCTTGATGATTCCATGTTAGCAGGCTTCGATACGAACTACAAGGTGAATCCACCCCTGCGTGAAAAGCGCGATAAAGATGCGTTGATCCGCGGATTGAATGACGGTACCATCGATGTGATTTGTTCAGGTCATGTGCCACAGGATGAAGAAAGTAAGAACCTGGAGTTCGATCATGCCGATCACGGCATTATCAATCTTCAAACCTTTGCCGCCAACCTGGTGTCACTTTCTAAAGTGGTCGACTGGGCAACGTTGCTGGAAAAAGTTACGGTAGCGCCACGCAAGGTACTGAACATCGAAACGCCTGTCATCGATATCGAAACAAAAGCCAACCTCACCTTGCTTGATCCATCACGCGAGTGGCAACTGGACGAAAAAGCAAATCTGAGTAAGTCAAAAAATTCACCTTGGTTTGGTCAAACGCTTACCGGTAAAGTGGTAGCTGTTTTCAACAACACCAAACATTGGTTCGATAATACACTATGA